One Lysobacter enzymogenes DNA segment encodes these proteins:
- a CDS encoding V4R domain-containing protein: MVDVEFRVVSERRDGLLLALGQVVIANGFTLLRQRMLNSDEGVVLVMVVRGPADQLLVLEEKLGTHHLVQSFEASPYEGGSAPPPPVRANGAGNGNGHASAPPPPAASAPPLAPTPATAAPIDVQRVETLLPQLARNYPNILLQLVALERELPPAQREATLRYIGQRVGAWVYKRDFALGGQLPLADSVRRIALPAMRQLVQAELQDDVLRVRNSPFCHRGEHGECCHFLRGMLGGLLEGQHGGTVRVVESQCRNTGAETCRFEFEA, from the coding sequence ATGGTGGATGTCGAGTTTCGCGTGGTCTCCGAGCGCCGCGACGGCCTGTTGCTGGCCCTGGGACAGGTGGTCATCGCCAACGGTTTCACCTTGCTGCGCCAGCGCATGCTCAACAGCGACGAGGGCGTGGTGCTGGTGATGGTCGTGCGCGGGCCGGCCGATCAATTGCTGGTGCTGGAAGAGAAGCTCGGCACCCACCATCTGGTGCAGAGCTTCGAGGCCTCGCCCTACGAAGGCGGCAGCGCGCCGCCGCCGCCCGTGCGCGCCAACGGCGCCGGCAACGGCAACGGCCATGCGTCCGCCCCGCCGCCGCCCGCGGCCTCGGCGCCGCCGCTGGCGCCGACGCCCGCCACCGCCGCGCCGATCGACGTGCAGCGGGTGGAAACGCTGCTGCCGCAGCTGGCCCGCAACTATCCCAACATCCTGCTGCAGCTGGTCGCGCTGGAACGCGAGCTGCCGCCGGCCCAGCGCGAGGCGACCTTGCGCTACATCGGCCAGCGCGTCGGCGCCTGGGTCTACAAGCGCGACTTCGCCCTGGGCGGTCAGCTGCCGCTGGCCGACTCGGTGCGCCGCATCGCCTTGCCGGCGATGCGCCAGTTGGTCCAGGCCGAACTGCAGGACGACGTCCTGCGCGTGCGCAACAGCCCTTTCTGCCATCGCGGCGAACACGGCGAGTGCTGCCATTTCCTGCGCGGCATGCTCGGCGGCCTGCTCGAAGGCCAGCACGGCGGAACCGTGCGGGTGGTCGAGAGCCAGTGCCGCAATACCGGCGCGGAGACCTGCCGGTTCGAATTCGAAGCCTGA
- a CDS encoding pyridoxal-phosphate dependent enzyme — protein MNAHDSSTPAAPADAPVYTDILAAAARIAPHAHATPVLTSRALDELAGCRLHFKCENLQRGGAFKFRGACNAVFSLSDEDAARGIVTQSSGNHGGALALAARLRGARATVVAPHNTPKVKLAAIRAYGADVVFCEPGQASRDEVTAQVLARTGGVLVHPFNDPRVIAGQGTATLELMAAAPGLDAVIAPVSGGGLLSGTAIAAQGADPAIAVYGAEPLGARDAHDSLAQGQRITGRAADTVCDGLRAELGTLTFPILRSRVREVLLVDDAQAIAAMRLIWERMKLVVEPSGAVPLAAVLAHRDAFANKSVGLIVSGGNVDLDLAAQWFAAKPS, from the coding sequence ATGAACGCACACGACTCCTCGACCCCGGCCGCGCCCGCCGACGCGCCCGTCTACACCGACATCCTCGCCGCCGCCGCGCGGATCGCGCCGCATGCGCACGCCACCCCGGTGCTGACCTCGCGCGCGCTCGACGAACTGGCCGGCTGCCGGCTCCACTTCAAGTGCGAGAACCTGCAACGCGGCGGTGCGTTCAAGTTCCGCGGCGCCTGCAACGCGGTGTTCTCGCTCAGCGACGAGGACGCCGCGCGCGGCATCGTCACCCAGAGTTCGGGCAACCACGGCGGCGCGCTGGCCCTGGCCGCGCGCCTGCGCGGCGCCCGCGCCACCGTGGTCGCGCCGCACAACACGCCCAAGGTCAAGCTCGCCGCGATCCGCGCCTACGGCGCCGACGTCGTGTTCTGCGAACCCGGCCAGGCCTCGCGCGACGAAGTCACCGCGCAGGTGCTGGCGCGCACCGGCGGGGTGCTGGTGCATCCGTTCAACGATCCGCGGGTGATCGCCGGCCAGGGCACGGCGACGCTGGAGCTGATGGCCGCCGCGCCCGGATTGGACGCGGTGATCGCGCCGGTCAGCGGCGGCGGCCTGCTCTCGGGCACCGCCATCGCCGCGCAGGGCGCCGACCCCGCCATCGCCGTCTACGGCGCCGAACCGCTCGGCGCGCGCGACGCCCACGACTCGCTCGCGCAGGGCCAACGCATCACCGGCCGCGCCGCCGACACCGTCTGCGACGGTCTGCGCGCGGAGTTGGGCACGCTCACCTTCCCTATCCTTCGCTCACGCGTGCGCGAGGTGTTGCTGGTCGACGACGCGCAGGCGATCGCGGCGATGCGCTTGATCTGGGAGCGCATGAAGCTGGTGGTCGAACCGTCCGGCGCGGTGCCGCTGGCGGCGGTGCTGGCCCATCGCGACGCATTCGCGAACAAAAGCGTCGGCCTGATCGTCTCCGGCGGCAATGTGGACCTCGATCTGGCCGCGCAATGGTTCGCCGCGAAGCCGTCGTGA
- a CDS encoding ketosteroid isomerase-related protein: protein MTEAARHHDRATELVLSYYAAFNRADWDAMLATLGDEVAHDLNQGARETGREAFAAFLQRMARHYREQLRDIVVMASADGTRAAAEYVVHGEYLATDPGLPEARGQKYVLPGGAFFEIREGKIQRVTNYYNLDHWVAQVGG, encoded by the coding sequence ATGACCGAAGCCGCACGCCACCACGACCGCGCCACCGAGCTGGTGCTGTCCTATTACGCCGCTTTCAACCGCGCCGACTGGGACGCGATGCTGGCCACGCTCGGCGACGAGGTCGCCCACGACCTCAATCAGGGCGCGCGCGAAACCGGGCGCGAGGCGTTCGCGGCGTTCCTGCAGCGAATGGCGCGGCATTACCGCGAGCAGTTGCGCGACATCGTGGTGATGGCCTCGGCCGACGGCACCCGCGCGGCGGCGGAATACGTGGTGCACGGCGAATACCTGGCCACCGATCCGGGCCTGCCGGAGGCGCGCGGGCAGAAGTACGTGTTGCCGGGCGGGGCGTTCTTCGAGATCCGCGAAGGCAAGATCCAGCGGGTGACCAACTACTACAACCTCGACCACTGGGTCGCCCAGGTCGGCGGCTGA
- a CDS encoding efflux transporter outer membrane subunit, which translates to MRNLKLPAVALLTLALAACAVGPDYVRPTLATPDKFARGDAEAATDGTAAPDPAAEFWRNFNDPTLTRLVEESLGANHDLRIALANYDRANALLRGAKFDRFPTITGSATGSDTRSSSDQMPGTDNRGRDNESYSAQANVSWELDVFGRVRRNVESQRADTWASAADLQAMQVAIVGEVARSYVELRGLQERLRVARENAENQQETLRLVQARFDAGRGTEFDTARARAQLEATLARVPNLEAQVAVTQHRLAVLTGQTPDSLVAELDQAAPLPALPARLDAGTPGELLRRRPDVAAAEHRLHAATARIGVATADLFPRFTLSGLIGSQAIDTSALFERASETRLVALGIDWSFLDIGRVRSRIKAADASAEGELARYQQSVLLALEDTENALVRYARARVEDQHLERAAQDSLKAAKLARVRYEAGAADLFEVLDAERTQLQAQDAFADGRTRSVTGAIALYKAMAGGWPAREPVREGVARN; encoded by the coding sequence ATGCGTAATCTCAAGCTCCCCGCGGTCGCGTTGCTGACGCTCGCGCTCGCCGCCTGCGCGGTCGGTCCGGACTATGTCCGGCCGACCCTGGCCACGCCGGACAAGTTCGCCCGCGGCGACGCCGAAGCGGCCACCGACGGCACCGCCGCGCCGGATCCGGCGGCCGAGTTCTGGCGCAACTTCAACGACCCGACGCTGACGCGTCTGGTCGAGGAGTCGCTCGGCGCCAACCACGACCTGCGCATCGCCCTGGCCAACTACGACCGCGCCAACGCGCTGTTGCGCGGCGCCAAGTTCGACCGCTTCCCGACCATCACCGGCAGCGCCACGGGCAGCGACACCCGCTCCAGCAGCGACCAGATGCCGGGCACGGACAACCGCGGCCGCGACAACGAGAGCTACAGCGCGCAGGCCAACGTGAGCTGGGAACTCGACGTGTTCGGCCGGGTGCGCCGCAACGTCGAGTCGCAGCGCGCCGACACCTGGGCCAGCGCGGCCGACCTGCAGGCGATGCAGGTGGCCATCGTCGGCGAAGTGGCGCGCAGCTACGTCGAGCTGCGCGGCCTGCAGGAACGCCTGCGGGTCGCGCGCGAGAACGCCGAGAACCAGCAGGAGACGCTGCGTCTGGTGCAGGCGCGCTTCGACGCCGGCCGCGGCACCGAGTTCGACACGGCGCGCGCGCGCGCCCAGCTCGAAGCGACCCTGGCGCGGGTGCCGAACCTGGAAGCGCAGGTCGCGGTGACCCAGCACCGGCTCGCGGTGCTGACCGGGCAGACGCCCGATTCGCTGGTCGCCGAACTCGACCAGGCCGCGCCGCTGCCGGCCTTGCCGGCGCGGCTCGACGCCGGCACCCCGGGCGAACTGCTGCGCCGCCGTCCCGACGTCGCCGCCGCCGAGCACCGCCTGCACGCGGCCACCGCGCGGATAGGGGTCGCTACCGCCGACCTGTTCCCGCGCTTCACCCTGTCGGGCCTGATCGGTTCGCAGGCCATCGACACCAGCGCGCTGTTCGAACGCGCCAGCGAAACCCGCCTGGTCGCGCTCGGCATCGACTGGTCGTTCCTCGACATCGGCCGCGTGCGCTCGCGCATCAAGGCCGCCGACGCCAGCGCCGAAGGCGAACTGGCGCGTTACCAGCAAAGCGTGCTGCTGGCGCTGGAAGACACCGAGAACGCGCTGGTGCGTTACGCCCGCGCGCGGGTCGAGGACCAGCACCTGGAACGCGCCGCGCAGGACAGCCTCAAGGCCGCCAAGCTCGCGCGCGTGCGCTACGAGGCCGGCGCCGCCGACCTGTTCGAAGTGCTCGACGCCGAACGCACCCAGCTGCAGGCGCAGGACGCGTTCGCCGACGGCCGCACCCGTTCGGTCACCGGCGCGATCGCCTTGTACAAGGCGATGGCCGGCGGCTGGCCGGCGCGCGAGCCGGTGCGCGAAGGCGTGGCGCGCAACTGA
- a CDS encoding SDR family NAD(P)-dependent oxidoreductase, giving the protein MKAPLVVLGATGGVGRGVVQAAIDSGRPVIAVARRSSELKALKAGYPQADLTVLAGSVANDAAGAKLARALRKLGRPFAGVVAAVCGSAERGRLLDSPAQFLRRKLDEDLLPHLAAARHLLPLLAESDRGGTYVLIGGPGSEHPWAGYGHRSIGAAALRMLARVLHDEARQQAVRVQLLAVDTPVCTEFNQRHSCPEWPSALSVGQRALALIDHDAGDEPPRPIVPYAVRAPGPALLPPRIHLPSPPASREHATPASSAPPATSPPSTSLAPTSANTVPKTVPLPAAAIATAQEPDCTSDDKTQRCLLDARALLKSLTAPNPKQEPTPR; this is encoded by the coding sequence ATGAAAGCCCCTTTGGTTGTACTCGGTGCCACCGGCGGCGTCGGCCGCGGGGTCGTGCAGGCCGCGATCGACAGCGGCCGCCCGGTCATCGCGGTGGCGCGCCGGTCCAGCGAACTCAAGGCGCTCAAGGCCGGCTACCCCCAAGCCGACCTGACCGTGCTGGCCGGTTCGGTCGCCAACGACGCCGCCGGCGCCAAGCTCGCGCGCGCCTTGCGCAAGCTCGGCCGGCCGTTCGCGGGCGTGGTCGCGGCGGTGTGCGGCAGCGCCGAGCGCGGCCGCCTGCTCGACAGTCCGGCGCAGTTCCTGCGGCGCAAGCTCGACGAGGATCTCCTCCCCCACCTCGCCGCGGCCCGTCACCTGCTGCCGCTGTTGGCCGAAAGCGATCGCGGCGGCACTTACGTGCTGATCGGCGGTCCCGGCAGCGAGCACCCGTGGGCCGGCTACGGCCACCGCTCGATCGGCGCGGCCGCGCTGCGCATGCTCGCGCGGGTGCTGCACGACGAAGCGCGCCAGCAGGCCGTGCGGGTGCAGCTGCTGGCCGTCGACACGCCGGTGTGCACCGAGTTCAACCAACGCCATTCGTGCCCTGAATGGCCCAGCGCGCTGTCGGTCGGGCAGCGCGCGCTGGCGCTGATCGACCACGACGCCGGCGACGAACCGCCGCGTCCGATCGTGCCGTACGCGGTGCGCGCGCCGGGACCGGCGTTGTTGCCGCCGCGCATCCACCTCCCCTCTCCGCCCGCCAGCCGCGAACACGCAACGCCCGCCAGCTCCGCTCCGCCCGCTACCAGCCCGCCCTCTACCAGTCTTGCCCCTACCAGCGCGAACACCGTACCCAAGACGGTCCCGCTTCCCGCAGCCGCGATCGCAACCGCGCAAGAACCGGACTGCACGTCCGACGACAAGACCCAACGATGTCTGCTCGACGCGCGCGCCCTGCTGAAGTCGCTGACCGCACCGAATCCCAAACAGGAACCCACCCCACGATGA
- a CDS encoding MHYT domain-containing protein: MILSYVVSVLGSFTALQLAIAIPGATGAARWRAVTAAGIAMGGGAIWAMHFIAMLACRMNVEVTYDLPLTLGSAVVAVVSCMAGLAIAGTGVFNWGKLILGGVLMGLGVTGMHYAGMAAMLMPADTVYNSTLVVASAAIAVVASIVALWLAFNLRGWGQMLGSALVMGVAVCGMHYTGMLAASFVPDKNAAAAGGVSGGYLGIGIFVVTTALLAAVLTISLLRQRQRAMVRI, encoded by the coding sequence GTGATCCTTTCCTATGTGGTGTCGGTGCTGGGATCGTTCACCGCCCTGCAGTTGGCGATCGCCATCCCCGGCGCGACCGGCGCGGCGCGCTGGCGCGCGGTCACCGCGGCCGGCATCGCCATGGGCGGCGGCGCGATCTGGGCGATGCACTTCATCGCCATGCTCGCCTGCCGCATGAACGTGGAGGTGACCTACGACCTGCCGCTGACCCTGGGCTCGGCGGTGGTCGCGGTGGTCTCGTGCATGGCCGGCCTGGCCATCGCCGGCACCGGCGTCTTCAACTGGGGCAAGCTGATCCTCGGCGGCGTGCTGATGGGCCTGGGCGTGACCGGCATGCACTACGCCGGCATGGCCGCGATGCTGATGCCGGCCGACACGGTCTACAACAGCACGCTGGTGGTGGCGTCGGCGGCGATCGCCGTGGTCGCCTCGATCGTGGCGCTGTGGCTGGCCTTCAACCTGCGCGGCTGGGGCCAGATGCTCGGCAGCGCGCTGGTCATGGGCGTGGCGGTGTGCGGCATGCACTACACCGGCATGCTCGCGGCGAGCTTCGTCCCGGACAAGAACGCGGCCGCCGCCGGCGGCGTCAGCGGCGGCTACCTGGGCATCGGCATCTTCGTGGTCACCACCGCCCTGCTTGCCGCGGTGCTGACCATCAGCCTGCTGCGCCAGCGGCAGCGCGCGATGGTGCGGATTTGA
- a CDS encoding DUF2798 domain-containing protein, whose amino-acid sequence MSALIGLAVVVFRQGLAQGAEEAWMLAWVLAFTIALPAAMLLMPAIGAVLAHYTRDDKHHVIIPVVGEKVPGAGQ is encoded by the coding sequence ATGTCCGCCCTGATCGGGCTGGCCGTGGTCGTGTTTCGCCAGGGCCTGGCCCAGGGCGCCGAAGAAGCGTGGATGCTGGCCTGGGTGCTGGCCTTCACCATCGCCCTGCCCGCGGCGATGTTGCTGATGCCGGCGATCGGCGCCGTGCTCGCGCACTACACCCGGGATGACAAGCATCACGTGATCATCCCGGTTGTGGGAGAGAAAGTCCCAGGAGCGGGACAATGA
- a CDS encoding efflux RND transporter periplasmic adaptor subunit, with protein MSTRHFSVRSGKPGVGLSVLALTASLVIALAAAGCGSQAAPHEGGAPPPPEVSVAQVLSKQVRQWDEFTGRVSAPESVELRARVSGYVDRVAYKEGQDVKKGDLLFVIDQRRYRAELARAQAELERARAEARLAQTQDKRAQTLVEAKAISREEFETRRAASTGGDAAVRAAEAAVASAQLDLTFTEVRSPINGRAGRALITVGNLASADQTLLTTVVSQNPMYVYFEADEQTYLRYNELARKGERAGDKNPVRIGLAGESGYPHAGTVDFTDNQLDANTGTIRARAVVPNDERVLTPGLFARVQLEGSGDFKAMLVDDKAVLTDQDRKYVYVLGPKNAAVRKDVKLGRMIDGLRVVESGLAPTDKVIVHGVQKVFFPGMPVQPKNIAMGAPAPAPAAPGAAAGAL; from the coding sequence ATGAGCACCCGTCACTTCTCCGTCCGCTCCGGCAAGCCCGGCGTCGGACTCTCCGTGCTCGCGTTGACCGCGAGCCTCGTCATCGCCCTGGCCGCCGCCGGCTGCGGCAGCCAGGCCGCCCCGCACGAAGGCGGCGCGCCGCCGCCGCCGGAAGTCAGCGTCGCCCAGGTCCTGAGCAAGCAGGTCCGGCAGTGGGACGAGTTCACCGGCCGGGTCAGTGCGCCCGAATCGGTCGAGCTGCGCGCGCGCGTGAGCGGCTACGTCGACCGCGTCGCCTACAAGGAAGGCCAGGACGTCAAGAAAGGCGACCTGCTGTTCGTGATCGACCAGCGCCGCTACCGCGCCGAGCTCGCCCGCGCCCAGGCCGAACTGGAACGCGCGCGCGCCGAAGCGCGCCTGGCCCAGACCCAGGACAAGCGCGCCCAGACCCTGGTCGAGGCCAAGGCGATCTCGCGCGAGGAGTTCGAGACCCGCCGCGCCGCCAGCACCGGCGGCGACGCCGCGGTGCGCGCGGCCGAAGCCGCAGTGGCCTCGGCCCAGCTCGACCTGACCTTCACCGAAGTGCGCTCGCCGATCAACGGCCGCGCCGGCCGCGCCCTGATCACCGTCGGCAACCTCGCCTCGGCCGACCAGACCCTGCTGACCACGGTGGTCTCGCAGAACCCGATGTACGTGTACTTCGAGGCCGACGAGCAGACCTACCTGCGCTACAACGAGCTGGCCCGCAAGGGCGAGCGCGCCGGCGACAAGAACCCGGTCCGCATCGGCCTGGCCGGCGAGAGCGGCTACCCGCACGCCGGCACGGTCGATTTCACCGACAACCAGCTCGACGCCAACACCGGCACCATCCGCGCCCGCGCCGTGGTCCCCAACGACGAGCGCGTGCTGACCCCGGGCCTGTTCGCGCGCGTGCAGCTGGAAGGCAGCGGCGACTTCAAGGCGATGCTGGTCGACGACAAGGCCGTGCTGACCGACCAGGACCGCAAGTACGTCTACGTGCTCGGCCCGAAGAACGCGGCGGTGCGCAAGGACGTCAAGCTCGGCCGCATGATCGACGGGCTGCGCGTGGTCGAATCCGGGCTGGCGCCGACCGACAAGGTCATCGTCCACGGCGTGCAGAAGGTGTTCTTCCCGGGCATGCCGGTGCAGCCCAAGAACATCGCCATGGGCGCGCCGGCACCGGCGCCCGCGGCGCCGGGCGCGGCGGCCGGGGCCTTGTGA
- a CDS encoding efflux RND transporter permease subunit, which translates to MDFSKFFIDRPIFAAVLSIVIFAAGLISIPILPISEYPEVVPPSVVVRTVYPGANPKVIAETVATPLEEAINGVEDMMYIKSVAGSDGVLVTTVTFRPGTNADDAAVRVQNRVSQALARLPEDVRRQGVTTQKQSPVFLMVVHLTSPNGKYDTLYLRNYARLHVKDNLARLSGVGDAQIFGGGDYAMRAWLDPDKIASRGLTAGDVVRAMREQNVQVSAGQLGAEPMPNSSDFLTLINAQGRLRDQKEFGEIVLKRGDDGEVVRLSDVARLELGAGDYSLRSQLDGKNAVGIGIFQAPGANALQIQEQVIGTMDQLSKSFPDGIKYEAVYDTTIFVRDSIKAVVSTLLEAVLLVVLVVILFLQTWRASIIPLIAVPVSVVGTFSALYLLGFSINTLSLFGLVLAIGIVVDDAIVVVENVERNIEEGLSPLDAAHQAMKEVSGPIVAIALVLCAVFVPMAFLSGVTGQFYKQFAVTIAISTVISAINSLTLSPALAARLLKPHGAPKDAPTRLIDRLFGWLFRPFNRFFASSSEKYQSAVSRTLGKRGAVFVVYAVLLVATGFMFKIVPAGFIPLQDKLYLIAAVKLPEGSSIARTDALLSKVTDVAMKTEGVQHSIAFPGLNAVQFTNTPNTGVAFLPLKPFSERSRSAVEITAELNQKIAGFQEGFTFALMPPPILGLGNGAGYQMFIQDRNNLGYGALQNAVSAFQGTIMQTPGMGYANSTYQANVPQLDAEVDRVKAKAQGVPLTELFDTLQTYLGSAYVNDFNQFGRTWQVIAQADGNFRDSVEDIANLRTRNDRGEMVPIGSMVTIKQTFGPDPVLRYNGYPAADIAGDVDPRVMSSAQAMDVVKDVASKVLPNGMEIEWTDLSYQQASQGNAAMIVFPLAILLAFLVLAALYESWTLPLAVILIVPMCMLSALLGVKLTGGDNNVFVQVGLVVLMGLACKNAILIVEFARELELQGKGIVEAALESCRLRLRPIVMTSIAFIAGTVPLVLSHGAGAEVRSVTGITVFAGMLGVTLFGLFLTPVFYVALRKMVGNKLVSHGDHHNVSETVHA; encoded by the coding sequence ATGGACTTTTCCAAGTTTTTCATCGACCGGCCGATCTTCGCCGCGGTGCTGTCGATCGTGATCTTCGCCGCCGGCCTGATCTCGATACCGATCCTGCCGATCAGCGAATATCCCGAAGTGGTGCCTCCCTCGGTGGTCGTGCGCACGGTGTATCCGGGCGCCAACCCCAAGGTCATCGCCGAAACCGTCGCCACGCCGCTCGAAGAAGCGATCAACGGCGTCGAAGACATGATGTACATCAAGTCGGTCGCCGGCTCCGACGGCGTGCTGGTCACCACCGTGACCTTCCGCCCCGGCACCAACGCCGACGACGCCGCCGTGCGCGTGCAGAACCGGGTCAGCCAGGCGCTGGCGCGCCTGCCCGAGGACGTGCGCCGCCAGGGCGTGACGACGCAGAAGCAGTCGCCGGTGTTCCTGATGGTGGTGCACCTGACCTCGCCGAACGGCAAGTACGACACCTTGTACCTGCGCAACTACGCCCGCCTGCACGTCAAGGACAACCTGGCGCGCCTGTCGGGCGTCGGCGACGCGCAGATCTTCGGCGGCGGCGACTACGCCATGCGCGCCTGGCTCGACCCGGACAAGATCGCCTCGCGCGGCCTCACCGCCGGCGACGTGGTCCGCGCCATGCGCGAGCAGAACGTGCAGGTCTCCGCCGGCCAGCTCGGCGCCGAGCCGATGCCCAACAGCAGCGACTTCCTGACCCTGATCAACGCCCAGGGCCGCCTGCGCGACCAGAAGGAATTCGGCGAGATCGTGCTCAAGCGCGGCGACGACGGCGAAGTGGTGCGGCTGTCCGACGTCGCCCGCCTGGAACTGGGCGCCGGCGACTACAGCCTGCGCTCGCAGCTCGACGGCAAGAACGCGGTCGGCATCGGCATCTTCCAGGCGCCGGGCGCGAACGCGCTGCAGATCCAGGAGCAGGTCATCGGCACGATGGACCAGCTCTCCAAGTCGTTCCCCGACGGCATCAAGTACGAAGCGGTGTACGACACCACCATCTTCGTGCGCGACTCGATCAAGGCGGTGGTCTCGACCCTGCTGGAAGCGGTGCTGCTGGTGGTGCTGGTGGTGATCCTGTTCCTGCAGACCTGGCGCGCCTCGATCATCCCGCTGATCGCGGTGCCGGTGTCGGTGGTCGGCACGTTCTCCGCGCTGTACCTGCTGGGCTTCTCGATCAACACCTTGAGCCTGTTCGGATTGGTGCTGGCGATCGGCATCGTGGTCGACGACGCGATCGTGGTGGTCGAGAACGTCGAGCGCAACATCGAGGAAGGCCTGAGCCCGCTCGACGCGGCGCACCAGGCGATGAAGGAAGTGTCCGGCCCGATCGTGGCGATCGCGCTGGTGCTGTGCGCGGTGTTCGTGCCGATGGCGTTCCTGTCGGGCGTGACCGGCCAGTTCTACAAGCAGTTCGCGGTGACCATCGCCATCTCCACGGTGATCTCGGCGATCAACTCGCTGACCCTGTCGCCGGCCCTGGCCGCGCGCCTGCTCAAGCCGCACGGCGCGCCGAAGGATGCGCCGACGCGTCTGATCGACCGCCTGTTCGGCTGGCTGTTCCGTCCGTTCAACCGCTTCTTCGCGTCCAGCTCGGAGAAGTACCAGAGCGCGGTCTCGCGCACCCTGGGCAAGCGCGGCGCGGTGTTCGTGGTCTACGCGGTGCTGCTGGTCGCCACCGGCTTCATGTTCAAGATCGTGCCGGCCGGCTTCATCCCGCTGCAGGACAAGCTGTACCTGATCGCCGCGGTCAAGCTGCCCGAGGGTTCCTCCATCGCGCGCACCGACGCCCTGCTGAGCAAGGTGACCGACGTGGCGATGAAGACCGAAGGCGTGCAGCACTCGATCGCCTTCCCGGGCCTCAACGCGGTGCAGTTCACCAACACGCCCAACACCGGCGTGGCGTTCCTGCCGCTCAAGCCGTTCAGCGAGCGCAGCCGCAGCGCGGTGGAGATCACCGCCGAGCTGAACCAGAAGATCGCCGGCTTCCAGGAAGGCTTCACCTTCGCGCTGATGCCGCCGCCGATCCTCGGCCTGGGCAACGGCGCGGGCTACCAGATGTTCATCCAGGACCGCAACAACCTCGGCTACGGCGCGCTGCAGAACGCGGTCAGCGCGTTCCAGGGCACGATCATGCAGACCCCGGGCATGGGCTACGCCAACAGCACCTACCAGGCCAACGTGCCGCAGCTCGACGCCGAAGTGGATCGAGTCAAGGCCAAGGCCCAGGGCGTGCCGCTGACCGAGCTGTTCGACACCCTGCAGACCTACCTGGGTTCGGCCTACGTCAACGACTTCAACCAGTTCGGACGCACCTGGCAGGTCATCGCCCAGGCCGACGGCAACTTCCGCGACAGCGTCGAGGACATCGCCAACCTGCGCACCCGCAACGACCGCGGCGAGATGGTGCCGATCGGTTCGATGGTCACCATCAAGCAGACCTTCGGCCCCGACCCGGTGCTGCGCTACAACGGCTATCCGGCCGCCGACATCGCCGGCGACGTCGACCCGCGCGTGATGTCCTCGGCGCAGGCGATGGACGTGGTCAAGGACGTGGCCTCCAAGGTCCTGCCCAACGGCATGGAAATCGAGTGGACCGACCTGAGCTACCAGCAGGCCAGCCAGGGCAACGCGGCGATGATCGTGTTCCCGCTCGCGATCCTGCTGGCGTTCCTGGTGCTGGCCGCGCTGTACGAAAGCTGGACCCTGCCGCTGGCGGTGATCCTGATCGTGCCGATGTGCATGCTCTCGGCCTTGCTCGGCGTCAAGCTGACCGGCGGCGACAACAACGTGTTCGTGCAGGTCGGCCTGGTGGTGTTGATGGGCCTGGCGTGCAAGAACGCGATCCTGATCGTCGAGTTCGCCCGCGAACTGGAACTGCAGGGCAAGGGCATTGTCGAAGCCGCGCTGGAATCGTGCCGCCTGCGTCTGCGTCCGATCGTGATGACCTCGATCGCCTTCATCGCCGGCACCGTGCCGCTGGTGCTGTCGCACGGCGCCGGCGCCGAGGTCCGCTCGGTCACCGGCATCACCGTGTTCGCCGGCATGCTCGGCGTGACCCTGTTCGGCCTGTTCCTGACCCCGGTGTTCTACGTGGCGCTGCGCAAGATGGTCGGCAACAAGCTGGTCTCGCACGGCGACCACCACAATGTTTCGGAGACGGTCCATGCGTAA